Proteins co-encoded in one Salvia splendens isolate huo1 chromosome 4, SspV2, whole genome shotgun sequence genomic window:
- the LOC121798716 gene encoding uncharacterized protein LOC121798716: MKETDRRKGLNNKEKTRLARPETRDRKLPGKNAGRNLKEREVEAKPSSDKQNRNLGSDLKSGVEPSESFENVVIDYVDDECRSEESLHSTRNLKTDERRGNEKLSDISSDMDIVDESDAETTNDSVSSQGDPQTADEGKAEKVTRVRNLSSGSAQAHRLKSDRGANNLQTKASKQTPRKGPENGLLKSAKSSSDSLKNMKVHPKALSDSSEGADSQPLEQNNGVDPLDEASSGALTVCSDDEAVNTEENRMREDNIDQDQKIEEMETRIKNLESELREVAALEIALYSVVPEHGSSAHKVHTPARRLSRLYIYACKHWSQDRRATVARNTVSGLVLVSKSCGNDVSRLTFWLSNTVVLREIISHAFGSSCQSNASAKLFESNGGDTKSSTNKWKNSGGNRQLNKKGFLQFVDDWQETRTFTAALEKVESWIFSRIVESIWWQTLTPNMQSPVDDSTTLKGLDRLLGPALGDQKQGSFSINLWKNAFQDAFRRLCPVRAGGHECGCLPVLARKVMELCIGRLDVAMFNAILRESAHEIPTDPVSDPIVDSKVLPIPAGDLSFGSGAQLKNSVGNWGRWLSDFLGMDTDSSAQDVNATLENDDKQGTDKPKSFPLLNALSDLLMLPKDMLMDHTIRMEVCPEISLPLVKRVLCNFSPDEFCPDPVPGSVLEALNAESIIERRISGESATSFPYTAAPTVYTPPSSSDVAEKVAEAGASTKFYRSASSVQRKGYTSDEELDEMESCLSSVVDTLPPSPTAVRGNGKGSGSEVGGDDGANARYDLLREVWQSA; the protein is encoded by the exons ATGAAGGAGACTGACAGGAGAAAGGGCCTAAACAACAAAGAGAAAACCCGTCTTGCAAGACCTGAAACGAGGGATCGGAAGCTTCCAGGAAAGAATGCTGGTAGAAACTTAAAAGAAAGAGAGGTTGAGGCCAAGCCTTCGTCTGATAAACAGAACAGAAATTTAGGAAGTGACTTAAAAAGTGGTGTCGAGCCATCAGAATCTTTCGAGAATGTGGTGATAGATTATGTCGATGACGAGTGCAGGTCAGAGGAATCACTGCATAGTACCAGAAATCTCAAAACAGATGAGAGACGAGGCAATGAGAAATTGAGTGATATCTCTAGTGATATGGATATTGTGGATGAATCTGATGCTGAGACTACTAATGATTCAGTTTCGTCTCAAGGGGATCCACAAACAGCAGATGAGGGTAAAGCAGAAAAAGTTACCCGGGTTAGAAATCTTTCATCTGGCTCTGCCCAAGCACATAGATTGAAATCTGATAGGGGAGCAAATAACCTACAAACTAAAGCATCTAAGCAAACTCCAAGGAAAGGGCCTGAAAATGGGTTATTAAAATCTGCCAAGAGTTCATCTGATAgtttgaaaaatatgaaagtcCATCCAAAGGCTCTTTCTGATTCCTCCGAAGGGGCTGATAGCCAACCACTTGAACAGAACAATGGAGTGGATCCCCTGGATGAGGCTTCCAGTGGTGCTCTTACTGTGTGTAGTGACGATGAAGCAGTCAATACTGAGGAAAATCGCATGCGAGAAGACAACATTGATCAAGATCAAAAGATTGAGGAAATGGAAACGAGGATCAAGAATCTTGAGAGCGAACTTAGAGAAGTTGCTGCTCTTGAAATTGCACTATATTCTGTGGTTCCCGAGCATGGTAGCTCCGCACACAAGGTGCATACACCTGCAAGACGCCTTTCTAGGCTATATATTTATGCTTGCAAACACTGGTCTCAAGATAGGCGAGCTACTGTGGCTCGAAACACAGTGTCTGGGCTTGTTTTAGTTTCTAAATCCTGCGGCAATGATGTTTCCAG GTTGACATTTTGGCTATCGAACACTGTTGTTCTACGGGAAATTATATCTCACGCATTTGGGAGTTCATGTCAATCTAATGCTTCAGCAAAATTATTCGAGTCCAATGGAGGTGACACAAAGTCATCTACAAATAAGTGGAAGAATAGTGGTGGAAACAGACAATTGAATAAGAAGGGTTTCTTgcagtttgtggatgattggcAAGAAACAAGAACCTTCACTGCTGCCTTGGAGAAAGTCGAGTCCTGGATTTTCTCAAGGATTGTTGAGTCAATCTGGTGGCAG ACATTGACACCTAACATGCAATCACCTGTTGATGATTCTACCACACTCAAAGGTTTGGATAGGTTACTTGGTCCGGCACTTGGTGACCAGAAACAAGGAAGCTTTTCCATCAACCTATGGAAAAATGCCTTTCAGGATGCTTTCAGAAGACTTTGCCCTGTTCGAGCTGGGGGACATGAGTGTGGTTGCTTGCCAGTTTTGGCTAGGAAG GTGATGGAACTATGTATTGGCAGGCTTGATGTAGCCATGTTTAATGCTATTCTTCGTGAGTCGGCCCATGAGATCCCTACTGATCCTGTATCTGATCCAATTGTGGATTCCAAGGTTTTGCCTATTCCTGCCGGAGATTTGAGCTTTGGCTCTGGTGCACAACTTAAAAATTCT GTTGGCAATTGGGGAAGATGGTTATCTGATTTTCTTGGCATGGATACTGATAGTTCTGCGCAAGATGTAAATGCTACGCTGGAGAACGATGATAAGCAAGGTACTGATAAACCAAAGAGCTTCCCACTTCTTAACGCCTTGAGTGATCTTCTAATGCTCCCCAAAGATATGCTCATGGACCACACGATAAGAATGGAG GTCTGTCCTGAAATCAGTCTCCCATTGGTTAAGCGAGTACTCTGCAACTTCTCTCCTGATGAGTTCTGTCCCGATCCTGTCCCAGGTTCTGTGCTAGAGGCGCTAAATGCTGAG TCAATCATAGAGCGTAGAATATCAGGGGAATCCGCAACTAGCTTCCCTTACACTGCTGCTCCGACGGTGTACACGCCTCCCTCGTCTTCCGATGTGGCAGAGAAAGTCGCAGAGGCCGGTGCAAGCACTAAGTTCTACAGAAGTGCATCATCCGTGCAGAGAAAAGGGTACACCAGCGACGAGGAGCTGGATGAAATGGAGTCATGTTTGTCTTCTGTCGTCGACACGCTTCCTCCATCTCCCACTGCCGTAAGGGGCAATGGCAAAGGTAGCGGCAGCGAAGTAGGTGGCGATGATGGAGCCAACGCTAGGTATGATCTTCTTCGTGAGGTCTGGCAATCCGCATAG